In bacterium, one DNA window encodes the following:
- a CDS encoding carbon-nitrogen hydrolase family protein has product MNRRTFFSTAAATAVAGAAAPLAASPVQKKTESKTVVSLLQSASAAGPATANPFHPGFRAADLRGMVDKNKENILRLLQLAGERKSDVACTTEDILGIYSCMMDLDHPQRFVDHCETIPGPFTDALGRTAKKYNMYVIACFFEKETDRCYNTAVLIDRSGRVQGRYRKVQLPAPETWVCTPGDSFPVFSTD; this is encoded by the coding sequence ATGAACCGACGGACTTTTTTCAGCACAGCGGCCGCCACTGCGGTGGCGGGCGCTGCGGCTCCCCTGGCCGCCAGCCCCGTGCAGAAGAAAACCGAGTCGAAAACGGTTGTCTCGCTCCTGCAGTCCGCCTCAGCCGCCGGCCCGGCCACGGCCAATCCGTTTCATCCCGGCTTTCGGGCGGCAGACCTCCGCGGGATGGTCGATAAAAACAAGGAGAACATTCTGCGTCTGCTGCAGCTGGCCGGCGAACGCAAATCCGACGTCGCCTGCACCACCGAGGATATTCTCGGCATCTATTCCTGCATGATGGACCTGGACCATCCTCAACGGTTCGTCGACCACTGCGAGACCATCCCTGGCCCGTTCACCGACGCCCTGGGCCGTACGGCGAAGAAATACAACATGTACGTCATCGCCTGCTTTTTCGAAAAAGAGACCGATCGCTGCTACAACACCGCGGTGCTGATCGATCGTTCGGGCCGGGTGCAGGGGCGATACAGGAAGGTGCAACTGCCGGCGCCGGAAACATGGGTGTGCACGCCGGGTGATTCCTTTCCGGTCTTTAGCACCGATTT
- a CDS encoding 6-phosphofructokinase, whose product MKNNSFTGNLGILVGGGPAPGINGVIAAATIEARRNKLAVYGLQHGYKWLVRESEKDFNDHVRELRISDVSRIHFDGGSILFTSRTNPTKIPGGVDNAVKHLKSLGIRYMITIGGDDTAYGAVEISRAAKGEIKFAHVPKTIDNDLPLPNNLPTFGYQTARNLGATLVKNLMEDARTTDRWYIVVAMGRSAGHLGLGIAKSAGATLAIISEEFPQKKKISLESVCDVIEGAILKRRAMGHNHGVVVIAEGVALRLDPKELKKNRRSEFKYDHFGNPLLAEIDLGKIIKSNIERRFEKRGDHRQLVDINIGYVLRCADPIPFDQEYTRDLGYNAVRYLLSNNPRHKQNAMICVDNGKLIPLYFKDIIDPDTKKTTVRLVDTTSESYQVARSYMVRLERRDFEDESFVQSLAKGGNMTVAAFIKRFGHLGK is encoded by the coding sequence ATGAAAAATAATTCCTTCACCGGCAATCTGGGGATCCTGGTGGGTGGTGGGCCGGCGCCGGGGATCAACGGCGTGATCGCAGCCGCCACGATTGAAGCGCGCCGCAACAAGCTCGCGGTCTATGGCCTGCAGCACGGCTATAAATGGCTGGTGCGTGAAAGCGAAAAAGATTTCAACGATCACGTCCGTGAACTGCGCATCAGCGATGTCTCCCGCATTCATTTTGACGGCGGCAGCATTCTGTTCACCTCCCGTACCAATCCGACGAAAATACCCGGCGGCGTCGACAACGCGGTCAAGCATCTTAAATCGCTCGGCATCCGCTACATGATCACCATCGGCGGCGACGACACCGCGTACGGCGCCGTGGAGATCTCCCGTGCTGCCAAGGGCGAGATTAAATTCGCCCATGTGCCCAAGACCATCGACAATGATCTGCCCTTGCCCAACAATCTGCCGACCTTTGGCTATCAGACCGCGCGCAATCTGGGCGCCACGCTGGTTAAAAACCTGATGGAAGACGCCCGTACCACAGACCGCTGGTACATCGTCGTCGCCATGGGCCGCAGCGCCGGACACCTGGGCCTCGGCATCGCCAAATCCGCCGGCGCCACGCTGGCCATCATCTCCGAAGAGTTCCCGCAAAAGAAAAAAATATCGCTCGAATCCGTGTGCGACGTAATCGAAGGCGCGATCCTCAAACGACGCGCCATGGGCCACAATCACGGCGTGGTGGTCATCGCGGAAGGCGTGGCTTTGCGCTTGGACCCGAAGGAGCTGAAAAAAAACCGCCGCAGCGAGTTCAAATACGACCACTTCGGCAATCCACTGCTGGCGGAGATCGATCTGGGCAAGATCATCAAATCCAACATCGAACGGCGTTTTGAAAAACGGGGCGACCATCGTCAGCTGGTGGACATCAACATCGGCTACGTCCTGCGCTGCGCCGATCCCATTCCCTTTGATCAGGAATACACACGCGATCTAGGCTACAACGCCGTGCGCTACCTGCTCAGCAATAATCCGCGTCACAAACAGAACGCGATGATCTGCGTGGACAACGGCAAATTGATCCCCCTCTACTTTAAAGACATTATCGATCCCGATACCAAAAAAACCACCGTGCGTCTGGTCGACACCACCAGCGAATCCTATCAGGTCGCCCGCAGCTACATGGTTCGTTTGGAAAGACGGGATTTCGAAGACGAGTCTTTTGTCCAGTCGCTGGCCAAAGGCGGCAATATGACCGTCGCAGCCTTTATCAAACGCTTCGGTCATTTGGGGAAGTAG
- the pheA gene encoding prephenate dehydratase: MKETDTPVVTVAFQGDHYAFSEIAAQKVFHDRCRGLPNRTFEQVFESVEKGLTQYGLIPVENSLTGSIHRNFDLLLEKNLHIVGEVFLKIDQTLIANLGVTLAAVKKIYSHPQALEQCRLFLTGLEGVEAIPSFDTAGSVRMIKERQLQNAAAIASRRAAQDLQMQILAEQIQDVAENYTRFLVIAAQPEPLAAPNKTSVVFAMKNIAGALFKSLSVFALRDIDLCKIESRPMRNKPWEYIFYLDFSGHLGMAECRNAIRHLEEITTFVKVLGSYPSGNGEQA, from the coding sequence ATGAAAGAAACTGACACCCCTGTCGTCACGGTCGCCTTTCAGGGCGATCACTATGCTTTCAGCGAGATAGCTGCGCAAAAAGTGTTCCACGATCGCTGCCGCGGTCTGCCGAACCGAACCTTTGAGCAGGTGTTTGAAAGCGTGGAAAAAGGGCTTACCCAATACGGGCTTATTCCGGTGGAGAACTCGCTGACCGGCAGCATCCACCGTAACTTTGATCTGCTGTTGGAAAAAAACCTTCACATCGTCGGCGAGGTGTTCCTGAAAATCGACCAAACCCTGATCGCCAATCTCGGCGTGACTCTGGCGGCGGTGAAAAAGATCTATTCTCACCCGCAGGCGCTGGAACAGTGCCGCCTGTTTCTCACCGGTCTGGAGGGGGTGGAGGCGATCCCGAGCTTTGACACCGCCGGCAGCGTCAGAATGATCAAAGAGCGACAGCTGCAGAACGCGGCCGCCATCGCCAGCCGCCGGGCGGCGCAGGATCTGCAAATGCAGATCCTGGCGGAACAAATTCAGGATGTGGCGGAGAACTATACCCGGTTTCTGGTGATCGCAGCGCAGCCGGAACCGCTGGCAGCGCCGAACAAGACCTCGGTGGTCTTTGCCATGAAAAACATCGCCGGCGCTCTGTTCAAGAGCCTGAGCGTCTTTGCGCTGCGCGACATCGATCTGTGCAAAATAGAATCACGCCCCATGCGCAACAAACCTTGGGAATATATTTTTTATCTGGATTTTTCCGGTCATCTGGGCATGGCGGAATGTCGTAACGCCATTCGTCATCTGGAAGAGATCACCACCTTTGTCAAGGTGCTGGGGTCTTATCCATCGGGCAATGGAGAACAAGCTTGA
- a CDS encoding AI-2E family transporter — MPFEINLDKSNRGKLAVQLGLFFAFAFLLMITDRLFPALAPVLLPAVLLSSALYLFRRGSSAARYALWPLLLVCAALWLLPDPMSKPTAPAMPARASLPENADAVHVLQTNIQQVQQNILTFSRRVREHLFVKRAYLTWAFSLVAWAAIIGPLLRRMILKKFPARWFEPGVLFLHELPDQLARYLTAETISFLTLTFGWWLSLSLLGFPHRYDLALLFGLGSLTPLVGLPWSAGLTSIFLPWKQSGLLALIGLIISFAVLWLMKYLFLNPLLYAVRPKVRKPVLFACFFTGLAFAGYTGAFFSLPLFFLCRRIADISRHAWRMLHPDSHWYPPAAR; from the coding sequence ATGCCCTTTGAGATAAACCTGGACAAGTCCAATCGCGGCAAGCTGGCTGTGCAGCTCGGCCTGTTTTTCGCCTTTGCTTTTCTGCTTATGATCACTGACCGGCTCTTCCCCGCTTTGGCCCCTGTGCTGCTGCCGGCGGTGCTGCTCTCCTCAGCGCTGTACTTGTTTCGCCGGGGTTCTTCCGCAGCCCGCTATGCGCTCTGGCCGCTGCTGCTGGTCTGCGCCGCACTCTGGCTCCTCCCTGATCCTATGTCCAAGCCAACGGCTCCGGCCATGCCGGCCAGGGCTTCGCTTCCGGAAAACGCCGATGCCGTGCATGTTCTGCAGACCAACATACAACAGGTGCAACAGAACATCCTGACCTTCAGCCGCCGGGTGAGGGAACATCTATTTGTCAAGCGCGCATACCTGACCTGGGCCTTCAGCCTGGTCGCTTGGGCAGCGATCATCGGACCGTTGCTCAGAAGGATGATCCTGAAAAAATTTCCTGCACGATGGTTCGAACCGGGCGTGCTGTTTCTCCACGAGCTGCCGGATCAGTTGGCGCGCTATCTGACTGCAGAAACGATATCATTCCTGACGTTGACCTTCGGCTGGTGGCTGAGTCTCAGCCTGCTTGGATTTCCGCACCGCTATGATCTGGCGCTGCTGTTCGGTCTGGGAAGTCTGACGCCCCTGGTCGGCCTGCCATGGTCAGCCGGGCTTACGTCGATCTTTTTGCCCTGGAAACAGAGCGGGCTGCTGGCGCTCATCGGTTTGATCATCAGTTTCGCGGTACTCTGGCTGATGAAATACCTGTTCCTTAACCCGTTGTTGTACGCTGTCCGCCCTAAAGTGCGAAAGCCGGTGCTGTTCGCCTGCTTTTTCACCGGCCTGGCGTTTGCCGGCTACACCGGCGCTTTTTTCTCCCTGCCGCTTTTCTTCCTCTGCCGTCGCATCGCGGACATCAGTCGGCACGCCTGGCGCATGCTTCACCCCGATTCCCACTGGTACCCGCCGGCGGCGCGTTGA
- a CDS encoding cyclic nucleotide-binding domain-containing protein → MTARSAHPYADDKEAFSLFRRLTISEFTRLSRLLHSLDLASHQTVYQQDAPAVSFYLLKSGTLSLQRCGEDGKIHRLAVVTAGRSLGRAALWPEENQHPETALTLEPCILLALVRQDFLMLQKKEPALTLKLLTALQQEIYQEWLDSRIEFHALTARLNQANILL, encoded by the coding sequence GTGACCGCCCGATCCGCCCATCCCTACGCCGATGACAAGGAGGCTTTTTCCCTCTTTCGCCGTCTCACCATCAGCGAGTTCACCCGTTTGAGCCGGCTGCTCCATTCTCTGGACCTGGCCAGCCACCAGACCGTCTATCAACAGGATGCGCCGGCCGTCAGTTTCTATCTGCTCAAGAGCGGCACCCTCTCTCTACAACGCTGCGGGGAGGATGGTAAAATCCACCGGCTGGCCGTTGTGACCGCCGGACGTTCCTTGGGGCGAGCGGCGCTGTGGCCGGAAGAAAACCAGCACCCGGAAACCGCCCTGACCTTGGAGCCCTGCATCCTGCTCGCTCTGGTGCGCCAGGATTTTCTCATGCTGCAGAAAAAAGAACCGGCGTTGACGCTTAAACTCTTGACTGCGCTGCAGCAGGAGATTTATCAGGAGTGGCTCGATTCCAGAATCGAGTTCCACGCCCTGACCGCACGGCTGAATCAAGCCAACATCCTATTATAG